One genomic region from Desulforegula conservatrix Mb1Pa encodes:
- a CDS encoding energy-coupling factor ABC transporter permease, which produces MHIPDGMLHGAICPITLALGTGAIAASAYAVARSENRPSVMKFTAVTSAIFVLQMLNFPISQGTSGHFLGAAFATWAIGTAPAILAMSLVIAIQSVIFGDGGLGALGANILVMGIAGVLSSSLVMNLMKSTKNGTSDYIATGIGALISTVIAAFSCSLILWVSGNAELKQLMTAMMGIHFKIGIGEAVISVLLMILTLSTEKMKKKTGITAAMLSGAAVLASFASELPDGLEYSAEKLGFIKNASSFFNGIIPDYALPGISIPVANCLISASTGILLIFICSWLSGKAGEKLFKQKA; this is translated from the coding sequence ATGCACATCCCTGACGGAATGCTTCACGGCGCCATTTGCCCTATTACCCTTGCACTTGGAACAGGAGCTATAGCTGCCTCTGCCTATGCTGTTGCAAGATCTGAAAACAGGCCTTCTGTAATGAAGTTCACTGCAGTCACATCAGCCATATTCGTTCTTCAGATGCTCAATTTCCCGATTTCCCAGGGAACATCCGGACATTTCCTTGGGGCCGCATTCGCTACCTGGGCCATTGGAACCGCTCCGGCAATTCTTGCCATGTCCCTTGTTATTGCCATCCAGTCAGTCATATTCGGCGACGGGGGCCTTGGCGCTCTCGGGGCAAATATCCTTGTAATGGGCATAGCCGGAGTTCTTTCAAGCAGCCTTGTGATGAATTTAATGAAAAGCACAAAGAACGGAACCTCGGATTATATTGCCACTGGAATTGGCGCACTTATTTCAACCGTCATTGCTGCTTTTTCTTGCAGCCTTATTCTATGGGTTTCAGGAAACGCGGAATTAAAACAATTAATGACAGCAATGATGGGAATTCATTTTAAGATAGGGATTGGTGAGGCGGTAATTTCTGTTCTTCTTATGATTCTGACATTATCAACCGAAAAAATGAAAAAAAAGACGGGCATTACAGCTGCAATGCTTTCAGGAGCCGCGGTGCTTGCCTCATTCGCATCCGAACTCCCGGACGGGCTTGAATACAGTGCAGAAAAACTGGGATTCATTAAAAATGCATCCTCATTTTTCAATGGTATTATACCTGATTACGCTTTGCCCGGAATCTCCATTCCTGTGGCAAACTGCCTGATTTCGGCATCAACAGGCATACTCCTTATATTCATATGTTCCTGGCTTTCAGGGAAAGCCGGGGAAAAACTTTTTAAGCAGAAAGCGTAA
- a CDS encoding 4Fe-4S binding protein, with protein sequence MEDLYESLRKRIDTFSSGYPATQSGIELKILRQLYSEEEARIFLDLTHFPETPEQLSVRLAKDLEPLEKTLYDMSVKGLIFRYRSKTKTYYMPIPFVVGIMEFQVKRVEADLELAKNFANYGEEAFIATMQALDTPHHRAIPINRDIVDQWPIAIYDDAVAILNAQKKIAVAPCVCRTIMKKTERQNCGKPVETCIMFGAAADYYIENGLGREIKLDEALEIIKQSDEAGLILQPANAKQAGAICNCCGDCCGMIHSLKKQPSPAKAVKSSYYAGIKTEECVGCGICLDRCQMEAIKIEEDKAEIDLNRCIGCGLCVTKCPTEAAFLVKKPEEDLYNPPENSMEMHIRMAQERGFM encoded by the coding sequence ATGGAAGATTTGTATGAAAGCCTGAGAAAAAGAATTGACACTTTTTCTTCAGGATATCCGGCAACTCAAAGCGGAATTGAACTTAAAATACTCAGGCAGCTTTATTCAGAGGAAGAGGCCCGCATTTTCCTTGATCTGACCCATTTCCCTGAAACTCCTGAGCAACTGTCAGTCAGACTTGCAAAGGATCTTGAGCCTCTTGAAAAAACCCTTTACGATATGTCCGTAAAAGGCCTTATTTTCAGATATCGCAGCAAAACAAAGACTTACTACATGCCTATTCCATTTGTTGTCGGCATAATGGAATTCCAGGTAAAAAGAGTGGAGGCTGATCTCGAACTTGCAAAAAACTTTGCGAATTATGGCGAGGAAGCCTTCATTGCCACAATGCAGGCCTTAGACACACCTCATCACAGAGCCATTCCCATAAACAGGGACATAGTTGACCAGTGGCCCATAGCAATTTATGATGATGCTGTTGCGATACTGAACGCTCAGAAAAAAATAGCGGTTGCGCCGTGCGTGTGCAGAACCATCATGAAAAAAACTGAAAGGCAGAACTGCGGGAAGCCCGTTGAAACCTGCATCATGTTCGGAGCCGCCGCAGACTATTACATAGAAAACGGACTCGGTCGGGAAATAAAGCTTGATGAGGCCCTTGAAATCATCAAGCAGAGCGACGAAGCAGGGCTTATTCTCCAGCCTGCAAATGCGAAACAGGCAGGAGCCATATGCAATTGCTGCGGTGACTGCTGCGGGATGATACATTCACTTAAAAAGCAGCCAAGCCCTGCAAAAGCCGTAAAAAGCTCGTATTACGCAGGAATTAAAACCGAAGAATGCGTCGGCTGCGGAATATGCCTGGACAGATGCCAGATGGAGGCCATAAAAATAGAAGAAGACAAGGCCGAAATCGACCTTAACCGCTGCATAGGTTGCGGACTCTGCGTTACAAAATGCCCTACCGAGGCCGCGTTTCTTGTAAAAAAACCAGAGGAAGATCTTTACAACCCTCCTGAAAATTCAATGGAAATGCATATAAGAATGGCGCAGGAGAGAGGATTCATGTAA
- a CDS encoding flavodoxin family protein: MKIIAINASPTMKNGMTSALMENVLEGAKEAGAEVEVIYSQKLKINYCIGCFNCWVKTPGVCVHKDDMVSLLEKIKEADCIMVCTPLYADGMTAQMKTVIDRMIPLIDPHIENVDGHNRHVKRLKKIPAIALLSVCGFYEKDNFDGLVDHMKRICKNFQAEYLGAVLRPFSYLLNLENLMPEEVKKVRSAAKQAGIELVKNRGFSEETLEAVAHNPIPKDFFNQSANDLWDASIKNGKFLHS; this comes from the coding sequence ATGAAAATCATCGCCATAAACGCAAGTCCGACAATGAAAAACGGCATGACGAGCGCCTTGATGGAGAATGTTCTTGAAGGAGCAAAAGAGGCGGGGGCTGAAGTTGAGGTGATATATTCCCAGAAACTCAAGATAAATTACTGCATAGGATGCTTCAACTGCTGGGTGAAAACACCCGGTGTCTGTGTCCACAAGGATGACATGGTTTCTCTGCTTGAAAAAATAAAGGAAGCGGATTGTATCATGGTATGCACTCCGCTTTATGCAGACGGAATGACAGCACAGATGAAAACCGTAATAGACCGAATGATCCCCCTGATTGACCCGCATATAGAGAATGTTGACGGTCACAACCGCCATGTCAAAAGGTTGAAAAAAATCCCGGCCATTGCGCTTTTGAGTGTCTGCGGATTCTATGAAAAGGATAATTTCGATGGACTTGTGGATCATATGAAACGCATCTGCAAAAATTTTCAGGCAGAATATCTCGGAGCCGTTTTAAGACCCTTCAGCTATCTTCTGAATCTGGAAAACCTCATGCCTGAAGAAGTAAAAAAAGTCAGGAGCGCGGCTAAACAGGCAGGCATTGAACTGGTTAAAAACAGAGGCTTTTCCGAAGAAACACTTGAAGCTGTCGCACACAATCCCATCCCCAAGGATTTCTTCAACCAGAGCGCCAATGACCTATGGGACGCAAGCATAAAAAATGGCAAATTCCTGCATTCCTGA
- a CDS encoding hydrogenase maturation nickel metallochaperone HypA/HybF, which yields MHELPLTNKILDIALDYARKNEASRIVSVQIGLGVMHEAEPEWMNKYFAWITRGTVAENANLDFRRYPVIWFCQKCQKPFKDPGEKSAGTFCPECSENRELTLISGKEFRVESIIIS from the coding sequence TTGCACGAACTGCCCCTGACAAATAAAATCCTTGATATAGCCCTGGATTATGCCCGCAAAAACGAAGCGTCCAGAATTGTTTCGGTTCAGATAGGACTTGGCGTAATGCACGAAGCAGAGCCTGAATGGATGAACAAATACTTTGCATGGATAACCAGAGGGACAGTGGCAGAAAATGCAAATCTCGATTTCAGAAGATATCCGGTAATCTGGTTCTGCCAGAAATGCCAAAAACCCTTTAAAGACCCGGGTGAGAAATCTGCTGGAACATTCTGCCCGGAATGCTCAGAAAACAGGGAACTGACCCTGATCTCGGGCAAGGAATTCAGGGTTGAATCAATAATAATATCCTGA
- a CDS encoding sigma-54 interaction domain-containing protein encodes MSDMGSNFDESIYLQEITHRLFSSLRIEEALHSSLLYMKSFFPIDAINAGVADSSKQTLRYLAVSNVDAGILVDERIRLTSAALEDSRSYKLGTVQIDNCIASSRVVQEAFAHFLSSGLSIPSVPHANEFSTMTIAFGLGKPFIGYFNMVAIGRDRYTEIHKNRLKLLERPLTGAILNLIHHREVLSKNESLEKVNEDLRSRLGHMAGTKIIGAETGLKNVMDKVRQVAATESPVLITGETGTGKELVAHAIHETSSRAGNPVVCINCGAIPESLADSELFGHEKGSFTGAGERKRGYFEQAEGGTIFLDEVAELPQSAQVKLLRVLQEKSFHRVGGQRAISVDVRVIAATHRDLSEMVTLGRFRNDLWFRLNVFPIHLPPLRERTEDIPLMADFFAKAKAREMNLSFSPVFAPGVLGQLKAYSWPGNIRELQNLIERSLITCGGYPLAFPELNINWNSVPGNEITGVSHEKFMCLDAMISEYIKGALKLAGGKIEGKGGAADLLGLHPSTLRGKMRKYGIR; translated from the coding sequence ATGTCTGATATGGGATCAAATTTTGATGAAAGCATTTATTTGCAGGAAATAACCCATCGCCTTTTCAGTAGCCTTAGAATTGAAGAGGCACTTCATTCATCTCTTCTTTATATGAAATCCTTTTTCCCAATTGATGCGATCAATGCGGGGGTTGCTGATTCTTCAAAGCAGACTTTAAGGTATCTGGCAGTATCAAATGTTGATGCAGGGATTCTTGTGGATGAGCGCATCCGTCTGACTTCGGCCGCCCTCGAAGACAGTCGCAGTTATAAACTTGGCACGGTCCAGATAGATAACTGTATTGCGTCGAGCAGGGTGGTTCAGGAGGCTTTTGCCCATTTTCTTTCTTCAGGGCTAAGCATACCAAGTGTTCCGCACGCAAACGAATTTTCCACCATGACAATTGCCTTTGGCCTTGGGAAACCATTTATAGGCTATTTTAATATGGTCGCAATTGGCAGGGACAGATACACGGAAATCCATAAAAACAGGCTGAAGCTTCTTGAAAGGCCGCTCACAGGCGCTATCCTCAACCTGATTCATCATAGGGAGGTTCTTTCAAAAAACGAGAGTCTTGAAAAAGTAAACGAGGATCTCCGAAGCCGCCTCGGCCATATGGCAGGGACAAAAATAATAGGCGCAGAAACTGGCCTCAAAAATGTGATGGACAAGGTCAGGCAGGTTGCTGCCACGGAAAGTCCTGTTCTGATAACAGGCGAGACAGGTACAGGCAAGGAACTCGTAGCCCATGCCATTCACGAGACATCATCAAGGGCCGGGAATCCAGTTGTGTGTATCAACTGCGGCGCCATACCGGAATCGCTTGCTGACAGCGAACTCTTCGGACATGAAAAGGGCTCTTTTACCGGAGCAGGGGAGAGAAAACGCGGGTATTTCGAGCAGGCTGAAGGCGGTACTATTTTTCTTGATGAAGTTGCAGAGCTTCCTCAGTCCGCCCAGGTTAAGCTGCTTCGAGTTCTTCAGGAAAAGAGTTTCCACAGGGTTGGCGGGCAGCGGGCTATCTCAGTCGATGTCAGGGTTATCGCAGCCACCCACAGGGATCTTTCCGAAATGGTTACGCTTGGCAGATTCAGGAATGATCTGTGGTTCAGGTTGAATGTATTTCCCATACATCTGCCTCCACTGAGGGAAAGAACTGAAGATATTCCTTTGATGGCCGATTTTTTTGCCAAGGCGAAGGCCAGGGAGATGAATCTTTCGTTTAGTCCTGTTTTTGCTCCTGGTGTTTTGGGGCAGCTTAAGGCTTATTCATGGCCCGGGAATATACGCGAACTTCAGAATCTCATCGAAAGGAGCCTTATCACCTGCGGAGGTTATCCACTTGCTTTTCCTGAGCTTAATATCAATTGGAACTCTGTGCCCGGGAATGAAATAACCGGTGTAAGCCATGAAAAATTCATGTGTTTGGATGCCATGATATCAGAATATATTAAAGGCGCTTTAAAATTGGCGGGGGGCAAGATTGAAGGCAAGGGAGGCGCAGCCGATCTTCTTGGGCTTCATCCTTCGACTCTCAGGGGGAAAATGCGTAAATATGGCATCAGGTGA
- a CDS encoding SulP family inorganic anion transporter — protein sequence MFALIEAHKAGLFKKNQIFNNIISGIIVGLVALPLAMAFAIASGAKPESGIYTAIIAGFTVSVFGGSRVQIAGPTGAFIVILSGITAKYGFAGLQVATIMAGIILVIMGVTKLGGLVGFIPYPVTLGFTAGIGVVIFFGQWKDFFGLQVSMAGLHHFHQKLWCLFQALPDMNIYTAFLGLAGLLLVLFTPIDIAKYLPSPLVSMLVVTLIQFVFKFPGVATIGSAFGGIPAGFPELSMPDFASVNILDLIGPALTVALLGALESLLSAVVADGMTGSKHGSNQELIGQGFANIVAPFLGGFAATGAIARTATNIKNGGSSPLAGIMHSVTLVLIVLFMAPLASYIPLCALSAILFVVAYNMSEIKHFIELSKNAPKNDVIILLITFLLTVFADLVIAVNVGVILAALLFMKRMSEAVKIECADNDPACNMIEEALLDEATNAIDAMGPMDEKVPQRGLHGIKRIKGLMVYSIDGPFFFGAVKRFERTMKALRTDIKVLIIRLEHMPFIDATGLLTFDKMLDLFRKKGIRVLICEANERVSLRLNQAHVLEHLGFENFFDSLDSAIKAADEEIAMRAAAEGGS from the coding sequence ATGTTTGCGCTTATCGAAGCTCATAAGGCAGGACTTTTTAAAAAAAATCAGATTTTCAATAATATAATATCAGGAATCATTGTAGGACTTGTGGCTCTTCCACTTGCCATGGCCTTTGCGATTGCATCTGGAGCCAAACCCGAGAGTGGAATCTATACGGCGATAATAGCCGGTTTCACTGTTTCTGTGTTTGGTGGCAGCAGGGTGCAGATAGCAGGCCCGACCGGAGCATTCATAGTAATTCTTTCCGGAATAACGGCAAAATACGGGTTTGCCGGTCTTCAGGTGGCCACAATCATGGCAGGAATCATTCTTGTTATAATGGGCGTGACAAAACTTGGCGGACTTGTCGGGTTCATTCCATATCCTGTTACCCTTGGCTTTACCGCAGGGATTGGAGTCGTCATTTTTTTCGGGCAATGGAAGGATTTCTTTGGTCTCCAGGTGTCAATGGCAGGGTTGCATCATTTTCACCAAAAGCTTTGGTGCCTTTTTCAAGCTTTGCCTGACATGAATATATATACGGCATTTCTTGGCTTGGCCGGGCTTCTTCTAGTCCTATTCACTCCGATCGATATCGCAAAGTATCTCCCGAGCCCTCTTGTTTCGATGCTTGTGGTAACTCTTATCCAGTTCGTTTTTAAATTCCCAGGCGTAGCCACAATTGGAAGCGCTTTCGGGGGAATACCTGCCGGATTTCCCGAATTGAGCATGCCGGATTTTGCTTCGGTTAATATTCTTGACCTGATAGGCCCGGCTTTAACTGTGGCCTTGCTGGGCGCGCTTGAATCCCTTCTTTCAGCCGTTGTCGCAGATGGTATGACAGGCAGCAAGCATGGGTCTAACCAGGAGCTGATTGGTCAGGGATTTGCCAATATTGTGGCACCATTTTTGGGCGGATTTGCCGCAACCGGAGCAATAGCAAGAACAGCCACCAATATCAAAAATGGAGGCTCGAGTCCCCTCGCAGGCATAATGCATTCCGTTACCCTCGTGCTGATAGTGCTTTTTATGGCGCCTCTTGCTTCATACATTCCATTATGCGCCCTTTCTGCAATACTCTTCGTGGTTGCATATAATATGAGTGAAATAAAGCATTTTATTGAGCTATCAAAAAATGCTCCGAAGAATGATGTCATAATCCTGCTCATAACTTTTTTGCTGACTGTTTTCGCTGACCTTGTCATAGCTGTGAATGTAGGGGTAATACTTGCGGCCCTTCTTTTCATGAAGAGAATGTCAGAGGCCGTCAAAATTGAATGCGCGGATAATGATCCGGCTTGCAATATGATTGAAGAGGCCCTGCTCGACGAGGCAACAAACGCCATTGACGCCATGGGGCCGATGGATGAAAAGGTTCCCCAGAGGGGGCTTCATGGAATTAAAAGGATCAAGGGCTTAATGGTTTATTCCATAGACGGGCCTTTCTTTTTCGGGGCTGTAAAACGTTTTGAAAGAACAATGAAGGCTTTGAGGACCGATATAAAGGTTCTTATAATACGTCTTGAGCATATGCCTTTCATAGACGCGACCGGTCTTCTTACTTTTGATAAAATGCTTGATCTCTTCAGGAAAAAAGGAATAAGAGTTCTTATCTGCGAGGCAAATGAAAGAGTTTCTTTGAGGCTCAACCAGGCTCATGTACTTGAACATCTGGGGTTCGAGAATTTTTTCGATAGCCTTGATTCTGCAATTAAGGCGGCGGATGAGGAAATTGCCATGAGAGCAGCTGCTGAAGGCGGTTCATGA
- a CDS encoding heme-binding domain-containing protein, with amino-acid sequence MTKSKLIKITVPVLIAIFAGIQFIPVEKTNPPVTGDIDAPPAVSSILKRACYDCHSNETKWPWYSKIAPVSLLIANDVNEGREYLNFSIWKDLSEEGHQSIKMAILEKISKGEMPLPQYKLAHPEAKLTDYDKKIIKQWIEPEKGVRP; translated from the coding sequence ATGACAAAATCCAAGCTTATCAAAATTACCGTACCAGTGCTCATCGCAATTTTTGCAGGGATTCAGTTCATTCCCGTGGAAAAGACAAATCCTCCTGTGACCGGGGATATTGACGCGCCTCCTGCAGTTAGCTCTATTTTAAAACGGGCATGTTATGACTGCCACTCAAATGAAACAAAATGGCCGTGGTACAGTAAGATAGCTCCCGTGTCCCTGCTTATTGCAAACGATGTGAATGAAGGAAGGGAATACCTCAATTTTTCCATATGGAAGGATTTGTCTGAAGAGGGACACCAAAGCATTAAAATGGCAATATTGGAAAAAATATCAAAAGGTGAAATGCCCTTGCCCCAGTATAAGCTGGCCCATCCTGAGGCAAAGCTTACAGATTATGACAAGAAGATCATAAAACAATGGATTGAACCTGAAAAAGGAGTTAGGCCCTAA